In a single window of the Streptomyces sp. NBC_00285 genome:
- a CDS encoding TetR/AcrR family transcriptional regulator → MNEPRPLRADARRNRDRLLEVARTAFATEGLSVPLDEIARRAGVGPGTLYRHFPTKESLLEAVVRERVRHLVDRTRALRDTEDPAAALFTALDQVVEDAAVKADLVDTLAGAGVEIRTALATDVTRLHEEIDHLLIRAQSAAAVRDDIGIADLMAALGGALYALRHLGAGAAREHVLAILYDGLRTGSAHAAQDRLRAQDTRASPGRS, encoded by the coding sequence GTGAACGAGCCGCGGCCGCTTCGGGCTGATGCCCGTCGGAACCGGGACCGGCTGCTCGAGGTGGCACGGACGGCGTTCGCCACCGAGGGACTCTCCGTCCCTCTGGACGAGATCGCGCGCCGGGCAGGGGTGGGGCCGGGAACTCTCTACCGTCACTTCCCCACCAAGGAGTCACTCCTCGAAGCCGTCGTGCGTGAGCGAGTCCGGCATCTGGTCGATCGGACTCGGGCGTTGCGGGATACCGAAGACCCTGCAGCAGCCCTCTTCACTGCGCTGGACCAGGTTGTCGAGGACGCGGCCGTGAAGGCGGACCTCGTCGACACGTTGGCAGGCGCCGGAGTCGAGATCCGGACGGCGCTCGCAACAGATGTCACCCGACTCCACGAAGAGATCGACCATCTCTTGATCCGAGCCCAGAGCGCCGCTGCGGTCCGCGACGACATCGGCATCGCCGACCTCATGGCCGCCCTCGGCGGCGCCCTGTACGCGCTGCGGCACCTCGGTGCCGGTGCCGCCCGCGAACACGTCTTGGCCATCCTGTACGACGGCTTGCGGACGGGCAGTGCCCACGCAGCACAGGACCGACTCCGAGCCCAGGACACAAGGGCGAGTCCCGGGCGATCGTAG
- a CDS encoding cysteine hydrolase family protein, translating to MPLADGTDRPETAFLALDYATHIVENYSHDPDVTDRATYALASARKAGVPIFHITHEAMRDQFHPRLGPVGDEPVLGKRTLGAFATTDLHERLQTAGIRRIILGGVATSGTVLSTTRWAYDIGYEVLVCTDACADPDPQVHAALVDESVFPASWLGLWRIARMVESNAVTGLLS from the coding sequence ATGCCCCTTGCCGACGGAACCGACCGGCCGGAAACTGCTTTCCTTGCGCTGGACTACGCCACCCACATCGTCGAGAACTACAGCCACGACCCGGACGTCACCGACCGGGCGACGTATGCCCTCGCCTCCGCCCGGAAGGCGGGCGTGCCCATTTTTCACATCACCCACGAAGCGATGCGGGACCAGTTCCACCCACGGCTCGGTCCCGTCGGCGACGAGCCGGTGCTGGGCAAACGGACCCTGGGCGCCTTCGCCACCACCGACCTGCACGAGCGCCTGCAGACGGCCGGTATCCGTCGGATCATCCTCGGCGGCGTCGCAACTTCTGGCACGGTCCTGTCCACCACCCGGTGGGCCTACGACATCGGCTACGAGGTCCTGGTCTGCACGGATGCCTGCGCCGACCCGGATCCGCAAGTTCATGCGGCCCTGGTGGACGAGTCGGTGTTCCCCGCCAGCTGGCTCGGGCTCTGGCGCATCGCCCGCATGGTGGAATCGAACGCCGTCACTGGCCTCCTCTCCTGA
- a CDS encoding SDR family oxidoreductase has product MPSLDGAVVLVTGANGGIGTHFVHEALARGAAKVYATARSPRVWDDERIVPLTLDVTDPASIDAAAATAADVTALINNAGATPPSASLLDVTEADIRANMETNFFGPVLLARAFAPVLAAKQGSILVDVHSVASWYAFGGVYSASKAALWSATNSLRIELAPKGIHVTGVHMGYVDTGMAAHADGPKMPPEQLVTTVYDAVEAGEYEVLADELTAQVKAALSGPVEALYPDLHGTNA; this is encoded by the coding sequence ATGCCCTCTCTCGATGGAGCAGTCGTCCTCGTCACCGGTGCCAACGGCGGTATCGGCACCCACTTCGTCCACGAGGCCCTGGCTCGCGGCGCCGCCAAGGTCTACGCCACCGCCCGTTCCCCCCGCGTCTGGGACGACGAACGCATCGTCCCCCTGACACTTGACGTCACCGACCCCGCGTCGATCGACGCGGCCGCCGCCACCGCGGCGGACGTCACCGCGCTCATCAACAACGCGGGCGCCACCCCGCCGAGCGCGAGCCTGCTGGACGTCACCGAGGCGGACATCCGGGCAAACATGGAGACGAACTTCTTCGGCCCGGTCCTCCTCGCCCGCGCCTTCGCACCGGTCCTCGCCGCCAAGCAGGGGTCGATCCTCGTCGACGTGCACTCCGTCGCCAGTTGGTACGCCTTCGGCGGCGTCTACAGCGCGTCCAAGGCCGCGCTGTGGTCAGCCACCAACTCGCTGCGCATCGAGCTCGCCCCCAAGGGCATCCACGTGACGGGCGTGCACATGGGCTACGTCGACACCGGCATGGCCGCGCACGCCGACGGCCCCAAGATGCCGCCGGAGCAGCTGGTGACGACGGTCTACGACGCCGTCGAGGCCGGCGAGTACGAGGTCCTGGCCGACGAGTTGACGGCGCAGGTCAAGGCGGCTCTGAGCGGCCCGGTGGAAGCGCTTTACCCGGACCTGCACGGCACGAACGCCTGA
- a CDS encoding TetR/AcrR family transcriptional regulator has protein sequence MSVAPRPVGRRERNKQEKFDRIVAAATELFAEHGIDEVTTQQIADKADIGTGTLFLYAKTKGELLLLVQNAKYVEALELGRADAETVPGVLDAVLAIVRPIVECNRVQIDNGRTYLREMVFGDPEEPRHGAALAIVVQAEEAIAAVLRRDGRVTEGDAATLAHIVSAVMFLSTAASVNIALSVEEIVQDIRRQVAVLLPR, from the coding sequence ATGTCTGTCGCCCCCCGGCCGGTCGGACGGCGCGAGCGGAACAAGCAGGAAAAGTTCGACCGCATCGTTGCTGCCGCCACTGAGCTGTTCGCCGAACACGGCATCGACGAGGTCACGACCCAGCAGATCGCCGACAAGGCCGACATCGGCACCGGGACCCTGTTCCTCTATGCCAAGACCAAGGGTGAACTCCTCCTGCTTGTCCAGAACGCCAAGTACGTCGAAGCACTTGAGCTGGGCCGGGCGGACGCCGAGACCGTCCCGGGCGTGCTGGACGCGGTGCTGGCGATCGTCCGGCCGATCGTGGAGTGCAATCGCGTTCAGATCGACAATGGACGCACCTACCTGCGGGAGATGGTCTTCGGCGACCCCGAGGAGCCCCGGCACGGCGCGGCACTCGCCATCGTCGTGCAGGCCGAGGAGGCCATCGCCGCTGTGCTGCGCCGAGACGGGCGGGTCACGGAGGGCGACGCCGCGACGCTGGCGCACATCGTGTCCGCTGTGATGTTCCTCAGCACGGCGGCGAGCGTGAACATCGCCTTGAGCGTCGAGGAGATCGTGCAGGACATCCGGCGGCAGGTCGCGGTCCTGCTGCCTCGCTGA
- a CDS encoding TetR/AcrR family transcriptional regulator, with protein sequence MVRYAKEHKSQTRQRIIETAGRRFKQDGIDASGVSTLMKDAGLTNGAFYAHFASKDDLVTTAIADQLKVQAETVVAQAAPGRAGLEQIVRAYLSPLHRDNLGEGCPNAALLDEIGRCTDTTRQAYTDGVLVLVDGIAARMAPEAPASAQVKALSLLGLMAGTLQLSRALTDSRLAHELLDQGVSNALALLDAGQRV encoded by the coding sequence GTGGTGCGGTACGCCAAAGAGCACAAGTCGCAGACGAGGCAGCGGATCATCGAGACGGCCGGCCGCCGGTTCAAGCAAGATGGCATCGACGCCTCCGGGGTCTCGACCCTCATGAAGGACGCGGGACTGACCAACGGGGCCTTCTACGCCCATTTCGCATCCAAGGACGACCTCGTCACCACGGCGATCGCCGACCAGCTGAAGGTGCAGGCCGAGACCGTCGTCGCGCAGGCTGCGCCCGGCCGGGCCGGACTCGAACAGATTGTGCGCGCGTATCTGTCACCTCTGCACCGCGACAACCTCGGCGAGGGCTGCCCCAACGCCGCTCTCCTCGACGAGATCGGACGCTGCACCGACACGACCAGGCAGGCGTACACCGACGGCGTGCTGGTCCTTGTCGACGGTATCGCCGCCCGCATGGCACCCGAGGCCCCGGCCTCCGCCCAGGTGAAGGCGCTCAGTCTCCTCGGCCTGATGGCCGGGACGCTGCAGCTTTCCCGCGCCCTGACCGACAGTCGACTCGCCCACGAACTCCTTGATCAGGGAGTGAGTAACGCCCTCGCCCTGCTGGACGCCGGGCAG